A single region of the candidate division KSB1 bacterium genome encodes:
- a CDS encoding metallophosphatase family protein, whose amino-acid sequence MRYAIISDIHSNLEALQAVLKAIESLNIDQIICLGDIVGYGPDPNQCLELVRKKCELILAGNHDFACIDSSELENFTQYAKAAIEWTVPKLTLESFRQLAALPLTGEIESCYLVHANPGDPRSWDYILTLSDARYYFSQYPKEFQICFIGHSHRPIIFLEQMGQDWPHYHIYTSARLELEPQHRYIINVGSVGQPRDGNPAAAFGILDTALQLFEEQRVPYDVNRTYQKIISAGLPEFLADRLLVGR is encoded by the coding sequence TTGCGCTATGCCATCATTTCGGACATTCATAGCAACCTGGAAGCGCTCCAGGCGGTGCTGAAAGCGATAGAAAGCCTAAATATTGACCAGATCATCTGCCTCGGCGACATCGTTGGGTATGGTCCCGACCCGAATCAATGTCTTGAACTGGTGAGGAAAAAGTGTGAGCTGATCCTTGCGGGGAATCATGATTTTGCCTGTATTGATAGTTCTGAACTGGAAAATTTCACCCAATATGCCAAAGCAGCGATCGAGTGGACAGTGCCGAAACTAACACTCGAAAGCTTTCGGCAGTTGGCAGCCTTGCCGTTGACCGGGGAGATTGAAAGCTGTTATCTGGTCCATGCCAATCCGGGAGATCCCCGATCATGGGATTATATCCTGACGCTAAGTGATGCCAGGTATTACTTTTCCCAATACCCGAAGGAATTTCAAATTTGTTTTATCGGTCATTCTCATCGACCCATTATCTTTCTGGAACAGATGGGGCAAGATTGGCCCCACTATCATATTTATACGTCAGCACGTTTGGAATTGGAACCGCAGCATCGCTATATCATTAATGTCGGAAGCGTAGGTCAGCCGCGGGATGGTAATCCTGCGGCTGCGTTTGGAATTTTAGACACCGCACTGCAACTATTTGAGGAACAGCGGGTGCCCTACGATGTTAACAGAACCTATCAAAAAATCATCTCGGCGGGGTTGCCCGAGTTCTTAGCCGATCGGTTATTAGTTGGAAGATAA
- a CDS encoding fused MFS/spermidine synthase codes for MFWIVGLSASITIAVWIRQCELLFGDPLFNSIAVLCTFLIGMSAGSYLCGRWIDQKRNELHKFFWIVLLIGVYLLLSFPIFKLLAGFNKLIFHQFAANSQALLVLNTVSIFATFILPAIFIGSLFPILGRFLIQTSDRASREIGNLYGLFAFGVAIGCVLILLLLFPVIGIQRSLLFAAMLYLLCAGTIKFILKQIDPTIHIETEFYNQQLKHLARVNSSRSPFLKRSVMFSIAVFGFFSSSYLFIWHRCLMLIAGDNSAAIYVSLTIFFVGLMLGAFFYPRFLERNNLYSVFGHIQIIIGTFAIISIPLLWQIPTINQRLFEPLIVSQSWLAILLIQVYDASLILLTPTIFMGMAIPLIFKIYLTDYERRGRSFGTIFSANVFGAAVGLLITPLLLIQLTGTQNTLIFLALLNLLIGLVVLLLTSIRYGNLLRTAIAFGIASLMLILISIVPFNLIGRLIGSHFPEEQIVYVKESPRNAVAIAHHRSQPQMSMILNAVKIAETSKESASIQRLCGQLPMLLHKNPESVLVLGFRNGETIANVLNNSVREVDCLEFRTDVVSTAAVINSDRYSLKDHPNLKILPIDGRYYLAQSHKKYDIIINEIAHPAFNGNARFFSLEHFQGCKRHLKPGGIVCGVIPLFKISIEDFKAILGTFLTVFHTASLWYPNNYLAQYAIVIGSSDANFKIDYQRVSNGVNQPAVMLELAAAGIDNSYEIFDSFIWGSKICHEITEGVRLQRDAMPYLEFSCAKTSDTRKNWGQILQLLANYREPIFPYLSNIEPIGESKEMVRLILDNYYKSTELALRASIFELLGDTTTALLLYRKAYVLNRFDRASKRFFDSYFDPMLIDSASTAADYLQNATILYQKMEYEESISQLLKALELNPNYAPAFFGLGINYEAMGEVRKAREMYLKTLRLKPNLLEAKSRLDSLVVGN; via the coding sequence TTGTTTTGGATTGTTGGACTTAGCGCTTCTATCACAATTGCAGTTTGGATCCGGCAATGCGAGCTATTGTTCGGTGATCCACTGTTTAATAGCATCGCCGTGCTATGCACTTTTCTCATCGGGATGAGTGCTGGTAGCTACCTTTGTGGCAGATGGATCGATCAAAAACGCAATGAGCTCCATAAATTTTTCTGGATCGTCTTGCTGATTGGCGTTTATTTGCTGCTTTCGTTCCCGATTTTCAAATTATTGGCGGGCTTTAATAAATTAATATTTCATCAATTCGCAGCCAATAGTCAGGCTTTGCTTGTTTTGAACACAGTATCCATTTTTGCCACTTTCATCCTTCCCGCAATTTTTATAGGTAGCCTCTTCCCGATCCTTGGTCGCTTTCTCATCCAGACATCGGATCGGGCCAGCAGGGAAATCGGGAATCTTTACGGTCTCTTTGCTTTTGGTGTCGCTATTGGTTGTGTCTTGATACTATTGCTCCTATTTCCAGTGATCGGGATCCAGCGGTCTTTATTGTTTGCTGCCATGCTTTATCTTCTCTGTGCAGGAACTATCAAATTTATTTTGAAACAAATTGATCCAACCATTCATATCGAGACTGAGTTCTATAACCAACAACTAAAGCATCTTGCCCGGGTCAATTCATCTCGGTCCCCGTTCTTGAAACGTTCAGTCATGTTCAGTATCGCAGTTTTCGGTTTTTTTTCCAGTTCTTATTTGTTCATCTGGCATAGATGTCTCATGCTCATCGCTGGTGATAACAGTGCAGCCATTTATGTATCGCTCACTATCTTTTTTGTTGGCTTGATGTTGGGCGCCTTTTTTTATCCGCGTTTCTTGGAAAGAAATAATCTCTATTCTGTATTTGGACACATCCAAATCATTATTGGCACATTCGCAATCATTTCGATCCCTTTGCTCTGGCAGATACCAACCATTAATCAAAGATTATTTGAGCCGCTTATTGTTTCACAAAGCTGGCTGGCGATTTTGCTGATCCAAGTCTATGACGCATCGCTCATTCTCTTAACTCCAACCATCTTTATGGGGATGGCGATCCCATTGATCTTCAAAATCTATCTTACAGATTATGAACGCCGAGGCAGAAGTTTTGGGACGATCTTTTCGGCAAACGTCTTCGGGGCAGCCGTTGGTCTTCTGATAACCCCTTTGCTCTTGATCCAATTGACTGGTACCCAAAATACTTTAATTTTTCTCGCGCTGCTGAACTTGCTAATCGGTTTGGTGGTGTTGCTACTGACCTCAATTCGATACGGGAATCTGCTGCGGACCGCCATTGCCTTTGGAATTGCATCCTTAATGCTCATCTTGATATCGATCGTCCCATTCAATCTTATCGGTCGGTTAATTGGAAGTCATTTTCCAGAAGAGCAAATCGTGTATGTCAAAGAGAGTCCTAGAAATGCTGTTGCGATTGCTCATCATCGTTCCCAACCGCAAATGTCGATGATACTCAATGCGGTTAAGATCGCAGAAACAAGCAAAGAATCTGCCTCTATTCAACGGCTGTGCGGCCAATTGCCCATGCTCCTTCATAAAAATCCTGAATCAGTGCTAGTGCTTGGCTTCAGAAATGGAGAAACCATTGCGAATGTGCTAAACAATTCGGTCCGTGAGGTCGATTGTTTAGAATTTCGAACTGATGTTGTTTCTACAGCCGCAGTCATTAACAGCGATCGTTATAGCCTTAAAGATCATCCCAATTTGAAGATCCTTCCGATCGATGGGAGATATTATCTGGCGCAATCGCATAAAAAATATGACATCATCATTAATGAAATTGCTCATCCAGCGTTTAATGGAAATGCCCGCTTTTTCTCATTAGAACATTTTCAGGGTTGCAAGAGACATCTTAAACCTGGCGGCATCGTGTGCGGTGTTATTCCCCTGTTCAAAATTTCGATCGAAGATTTCAAAGCAATACTTGGAACATTCCTAACAGTGTTCCACACAGCGTCCCTCTGGTATCCAAATAATTATTTGGCCCAATATGCGATTGTAATCGGCAGTTCTGATGCGAACTTCAAAATTGATTATCAAAGGGTCAGTAATGGTGTCAATCAACCAGCCGTGATGCTTGAGCTTGCAGCGGCTGGAATTGATAATAGCTATGAAATTTTTGATTCATTTATATGGGGGAGCAAGATCTGCCATGAAATCACCGAGGGCGTTCGACTTCAGCGGGACGCGATGCCGTATCTCGAATTCTCCTGCGCTAAAACCAGTGATACTCGAAAAAATTGGGGTCAAATTTTGCAGCTCTTGGCCAACTATCGGGAGCCAATTTTTCCGTATCTCAGCAATATCGAGCCAATAGGAGAATCAAAAGAGATGGTTCGATTAATTTTAGATAATTATTACAAAAGCACCGAGCTGGCGTTGCGGGCTTCTATTTTTGAGCTTCTTGGGGATACTACCACCGCTCTATTGTTGTATCGAAAAGCTTATGTCTTAAATCGTTTTGACCGAGCCTCAAAACGGTTCTTTGATTCATATTTCGATCCCATGCTGATTGATTCCGCTAGCACAGCCGCAGATTATCTTCAGAATGCGACTATTCTCTATCAAAAAATGGAATATGAAGAATCTATTTCGCAACTCCTTAAAGCATTGGAACTGAATCCCAACTATGCACCTGCCTTTTTCGGATTAGGCATCAATTATGAAGCGATGGGAGAAGTCAGAAAAGCGCGGGAGATGTATTTAAAAACGTTGCGACTCAAACCCAATCTTTTAGAAGCCAAGAGCCGCCTGGATTCTTTGGTAGTGGGAAATTAA
- a CDS encoding S8 family serine peptidase, translating to MRNRWLFVVLGILITPQIVFSQEKFWIFFRDKGNLIHEKQTQIISAKQYLSRRALERRAKMMHQQDLVGEDDLPIYASYLEQLAALGIRPIVQSRWLNAMSARMTPDQIAQAKKLNFVRHIQPVISFKLKLPQITPAKSLVKAAEHRLDYGPSLDQNQIMHVPEVHDLGLDGSGVIVGMLDTGFDYKQHEAFSKMKVIAEYDFINNDSTTQNEIDDNDASSQHFHGTYTLSALGGFQEGRLIGPAYGASFLLAKTEDVRSETRIEEDYWVAGIEWLEAMGADVVNSSLGYNDWYNYEDMNGKTAVTTLAADRAVLKGVVVVNSNGNEGTSLWRHMMAPADGFHVISVGAVYNTGELVGFSSRGPTYDGRIKPDVVAMGANVISAQPNTLSDYRGVSGTSLSSPLVAGVAALILQAHPYLTPFEVRDALRETADRAQNPDNDYGWGLVNAYEAIFYHGLFFSSKPKIFANEQTGHLIKIQIFSKANLKTDALYLYYSILDQPFTPIPLEPTQEPQEYQAWIPFAPFGTEVKFYFSAANESGDFKYHPHRAPEEYFSFIAFDSSITRIEPPQHFRLHQNYPNPFASTTTIRYDLHAPAPVTLIIYNLRGQQVRKLVDEFLHPFYYQKEWDGRDDQGRLVSSGIYFVRLRAGAFSAMKRMVLLREIKK from the coding sequence ATGAGAAATAGATGGCTCTTTGTCGTTCTGGGGATTTTGATCACCCCTCAAATTGTTTTTAGTCAAGAGAAATTTTGGATATTTTTTCGAGATAAGGGAAATTTAATTCATGAAAAACAGACTCAGATCATCAGCGCAAAACAGTATCTCTCGAGGCGAGCCCTTGAGCGACGCGCCAAAATGATGCATCAGCAAGATCTGGTCGGAGAGGATGATTTACCAATATATGCTTCCTATTTAGAACAATTGGCTGCCCTTGGCATTCGGCCCATTGTCCAATCGCGCTGGCTCAATGCAATGAGTGCTCGTATGACCCCAGATCAGATTGCTCAAGCGAAAAAGCTCAATTTTGTCCGACACATCCAACCGGTTATCAGTTTTAAGCTAAAGCTGCCTCAAATTACCCCAGCGAAATCCTTGGTAAAGGCAGCCGAGCATCGGTTGGATTACGGCCCATCGCTGGATCAAAATCAGATCATGCATGTGCCAGAGGTTCATGATTTGGGCTTGGATGGGAGCGGTGTGATTGTCGGCATGCTGGATACTGGCTTCGACTATAAACAGCACGAGGCCTTCTCAAAAATGAAAGTCATTGCGGAATATGATTTCATCAACAACGACAGCACTACCCAGAATGAGATCGATGACAACGATGCTTCCAGCCAGCATTTCCACGGAACCTATACGTTATCGGCCTTGGGCGGCTTTCAAGAAGGCCGCCTCATCGGTCCAGCTTATGGGGCATCTTTTCTGCTGGCAAAGACCGAGGATGTTCGTTCTGAGACCCGCATTGAAGAAGATTATTGGGTGGCTGGCATCGAATGGCTCGAGGCGATGGGCGCTGATGTGGTCAACAGCTCGTTGGGGTATAACGATTGGTACAATTACGAGGATATGAACGGAAAGACCGCCGTCACCACGCTTGCGGCCGATCGCGCAGTTCTGAAAGGAGTAGTAGTCGTAAATAGCAATGGGAATGAGGGAACCAGCCTGTGGCGCCATATGATGGCCCCGGCAGATGGTTTTCATGTGATATCTGTCGGTGCTGTTTATAACACTGGAGAACTGGTCGGTTTCAGTTCCCGCGGCCCGACTTATGATGGTCGCATCAAACCTGACGTTGTCGCAATGGGCGCTAACGTTATTTCAGCGCAACCCAACACCCTCAGTGATTATCGGGGAGTGAGCGGTACCTCGCTTTCCAGTCCGTTGGTTGCCGGTGTCGCGGCCCTTATATTGCAAGCCCATCCCTACCTAACGCCGTTTGAGGTGAGAGACGCTTTGCGAGAAACTGCCGACCGCGCCCAAAATCCAGATAATGATTACGGCTGGGGCTTGGTAAATGCCTACGAGGCCATCTTCTATCATGGCTTATTTTTCAGTTCCAAACCGAAAATTTTCGCCAACGAACAAACAGGCCATCTGATCAAAATTCAAATTTTTTCCAAAGCCAATTTGAAAACGGATGCCCTGTACCTCTATTATTCAATTCTGGACCAACCATTTACTCCAATTCCACTCGAGCCGACGCAGGAACCCCAAGAATACCAAGCATGGATCCCCTTTGCACCTTTTGGCACTGAGGTCAAATTCTATTTTTCGGCGGCAAACGAATCTGGGGATTTCAAGTATCATCCTCATCGCGCACCAGAGGAATATTTCTCCTTTATCGCATTTGATTCATCCATTACCCGGATCGAGCCTCCGCAGCACTTCCGATTGCATCAAAATTATCCGAATCCATTTGCCAGTACAACAACAATTCGCTACGACCTTCATGCGCCAGCACCAGTGACGCTGATCATTTACAACCTTCGGGGTCAACAAGTGCGGAAATTGGTCGACGAATTCTTGCATCCCTTTTATTACCAAAAAGAGTGGGATGGCCGGGATGATCAAGGTAGGTTGGTTAGCTCGGGGATCTATTTCGTTCGTTTGCGGGCTGGCGCTTTTTCTGCCATGAAGCGGATGGTCCTTTTGAGAGAAATCAAAAAGTAA
- a CDS encoding GTPase domain-containing protein — MFINLAQQEITLKIVYYGPGLSGKTTNLQYIYDHINPSLRSDLITLKTREERTLFFDFLQLEFGKVLGKKPRFNLYTVPGQVYYRHSRKVILSGVDGLVFVADSQLGRMDDNLEALYDLEQNLIALGQTLQHIPFVIQFNKWDVPNKYDLETLQQRINFYQVPYFKGIATRGVGVFETLKTIINLIIQHIQQVHQPVY; from the coding sequence ATGTTTATCAATTTGGCTCAGCAGGAAATAACATTAAAAATTGTATATTATGGTCCGGGTTTAAGTGGTAAAACAACCAACCTGCAGTATATCTATGATCATATCAATCCTTCACTCCGAAGCGATTTGATCACGCTCAAAACCAGGGAAGAACGAACGCTGTTTTTTGATTTCCTACAATTGGAATTCGGCAAAGTGTTGGGGAAAAAACCACGATTCAATCTTTATACCGTCCCAGGCCAAGTATACTATCGCCATAGCCGCAAGGTGATCCTATCCGGCGTGGATGGCCTGGTATTTGTGGCAGACTCCCAATTAGGTCGGATGGATGATAACTTGGAAGCGCTTTATGATTTAGAGCAGAATCTTATCGCCTTAGGACAGACGTTACAGCATATTCCATTTGTCATTCAATTTAATAAATGGGATGTACCCAACAAGTATGATCTGGAGACCCTTCAGCAGCGGATCAACTTTTATCAAGTGCCCTATTTCAAAGGCATTGCAACGCGCGGTGTTGGGGTTTTCGAAACACTCAAAACCATTATCAATTTGATTATCCAGCATATTCAGCAGGTTCATCAGCCCGTTTATTAG
- a CDS encoding roadblock/LC7 domain-containing protein, whose translation MDLGHGDNGQSIVLSGEMYKSISEILSELAAKTRARAIIFSDMNGHPITQRGSATEINVSTMAALAAGGFAATAEIAKLIGEKKQFKYIFHEGENYNVYFSNVGDNFLLVLVFGSQTALGMIRIYTKRAIDSLCQLIYAAKEEEQKATQFLDIDFNKYLNEELDRAFKI comes from the coding sequence ATGGACCTAGGACATGGAGATAACGGACAATCGATCGTTTTGTCCGGAGAAATGTACAAGTCGATTTCTGAAATTTTATCAGAATTAGCGGCCAAGACGCGAGCACGCGCCATCATTTTCTCTGATATGAACGGCCATCCGATCACCCAGCGCGGCTCTGCGACGGAGATCAATGTCAGCACAATGGCTGCATTAGCCGCAGGTGGATTCGCTGCCACCGCTGAAATCGCCAAACTCATCGGCGAAAAGAAACAATTCAAGTATATCTTCCATGAGGGAGAAAACTATAACGTTTATTTCTCCAATGTCGGAGACAATTTTTTATTGGTCTTGGTTTTTGGGTCCCAAACTGCGCTGGGCATGATCCGGATTTATACCAAGCGCGCGATTGACTCGCTCTGCCAACTAATTTATGCCGCGAAGGAGGAAGAACAAAAAGCCACCCAATTTCTGGATATCGATTTCAACAAATATCTCAACGAAGAACTTGATCGTGCTTTTAAAATTTAG
- a CDS encoding MFS transporter, which yields MKIEPTAHTLTGLVSHPKRYRTAINAWCMYDWADSAFATTIMAALFPPFYRSLVTNAGLAENQATAYWGYTTSIALIAVALIAPILGAIADHTGGKKRYIALFVAIGVIATASFVFIGSNTWLLGSLLYSLGNFGFAAANIFYESLLPHLAQKNDIDQISTRGYAFGYIGGGILLIVNALWIAKYQWFGMPDIGFALRASFFSVAVWWALFSIPLFRHVPEPPVSRTHHLSRNVIVIGFSRLAATYKEISRYKQLLIFLIAFWLYNDGINTIIKMATAYGDELGIRVADMTLALILTQFVGVPFSFLFGKLAQKITAKFSILLALSVYLLISIGGFFMQNALHFYMLAFLVGTVQGGSQALSRSLYGSMVPKHKTAEFFGFFSTSSKFAGIAGPLLFGLVSQISGASRLSILSLIGFFLLGGVILLRVNVQEGIVAARNSEIAHDMD from the coding sequence ATGAAAATAGAACCGACAGCTCATACCCTCACGGGTCTAGTTTCTCATCCGAAGCGATATCGAACGGCAATCAATGCCTGGTGCATGTACGATTGGGCTGATTCGGCTTTTGCCACCACCATAATGGCCGCGCTGTTTCCACCATTTTATCGTTCGCTGGTCACCAATGCCGGTCTCGCCGAAAACCAGGCAACTGCCTATTGGGGCTACACCACATCCATCGCACTGATCGCTGTGGCGCTGATTGCCCCGATTTTGGGAGCGATCGCCGATCATACCGGTGGAAAGAAGCGATATATCGCTTTATTCGTAGCGATTGGAGTCATCGCCACTGCATCATTCGTCTTTATTGGAAGCAATACCTGGTTGCTCGGTTCATTGCTTTATAGTTTGGGGAATTTTGGCTTTGCTGCTGCAAATATCTTTTATGAATCGCTGTTACCTCATCTGGCTCAGAAAAATGATATCGATCAAATTTCCACCCGAGGTTATGCCTTCGGTTATATCGGTGGCGGGATCTTGCTGATCGTAAACGCACTCTGGATCGCCAAATATCAATGGTTCGGTATGCCAGACATCGGCTTTGCCCTGCGGGCATCTTTCTTCAGTGTAGCCGTTTGGTGGGCGCTGTTTTCAATTCCGCTATTTCGTCATGTCCCTGAGCCCCCCGTATCTCGAACCCATCACCTCTCGCGAAACGTCATCGTTATCGGATTCTCACGGCTGGCCGCCACATATAAAGAAATCTCGCGATATAAACAGTTGCTCATTTTTCTCATTGCATTTTGGTTGTATAATGATGGCATTAATACCATCATCAAAATGGCAACAGCCTATGGAGACGAACTCGGCATACGCGTGGCGGATATGACACTGGCGCTAATCTTAACTCAGTTCGTTGGCGTTCCATTTTCCTTTCTCTTTGGCAAATTGGCTCAAAAAATCACTGCCAAATTTTCGATCCTGCTAGCGCTCAGCGTGTATTTGCTTATCAGCATCGGCGGCTTTTTCATGCAAAATGCGCTGCATTTCTATATGCTTGCGTTTTTAGTGGGAACTGTCCAAGGTGGAAGCCAGGCCTTGAGCCGGTCGTTGTATGGTAGTATGGTTCCAAAGCACAAAACTGCTGAGTTCTTCGGCTTTTTCAGCACCAGCTCTAAATTCGCTGGCATCGCAGGTCCTTTGTTGTTCGGCCTTGTCAGCCAAATCTCAGGCGCCAGCCGATTAAGCATCTTGTCGTTAATCGGATTTTTCTTGCTTGGTGGCGTTATCTTGTTGAGGGTGAATGTCCAGGAAGGAATTGTAGCCGCGCGCAACTCTGAGATTGCCCATGATATGGATTAA
- the priA gene encoding primosomal protein N', with protein MVLALLNDMKFAEIAVPVPIHQTYTYQIPEDFQASICPGYRVIVPLGQRKITGYVVALLDECDRSDLKPIDDLLDDGPALQPDLLLLARWISDYYICPLGEAIKAMLPSGINVESQIIITLQKNHDEIQDYLRENHVPTQAQILHQLMETGSLSIEELRKRVRRSGLNYSINRLVENGLVTRSLELTKPSIRPKFESWIRIGMGYSDPIRVQEVQNKLTQKNPREWEVFRSVLAVGEIARRDLAAQLGADGKTINRLIKLGYLEKFQKEVVRLYYSTSAETIAQPIQLNEYQQRALQPIIDAIDRGEYRTFLIHGVTGSGKTQVYIEALKHAIARGKTGIVLVPEISLTPQTVSRFTANFPDQVAVLHSRMSPGERFDSWRRLKRGELKIAIGPRSAIFAPLENLGMIIVDEEHEPTYKQMDNPPLYHARDVAVYRGLLNQTVVILGSATPSLESYFNAIRGKYQLLELPQRIDDIPLPQVTIIDMLQQRKLFPGKNISIFSKPLQEKILEKLKLNQQIILLQNRRGFSTSIKCKDCGFIERCPHCNITLTYHLSNRSVRCHYCNFTKRAPDRCPQCGGIDILFQGIGTQRVEQEIRQAFPEARVIRMDLDTTTRKFSHDKILRDFGSGKYNILLGTQMVAKGLDFQNVTLVGVISADTSLLFPDFRASERTFQLLTQVAGRAGRKNIVGEVYIQTYCPDNLSLKFAQQHDFKRFFLSELPVRKELNYPPFGRLVHILFSGENALDVQNGAEEFHQTLHIPDALGKILGPIPAPLTKLKNKYRWHMIIKVNKAQDPKGEQLRGILLEALNRFRAQSHPKGIKLQINVDPISLL; from the coding sequence ATGGTGTTAGCACTTTTGAATGACATGAAATTTGCCGAAATAGCCGTTCCTGTCCCAATTCATCAGACCTATACATATCAGATCCCAGAGGATTTTCAAGCGAGTATTTGCCCTGGCTATCGGGTCATTGTCCCGCTGGGACAGCGTAAGATCACCGGGTACGTCGTTGCGCTATTAGATGAGTGTGACCGGAGCGATTTAAAGCCGATCGATGATCTATTGGATGATGGGCCTGCGCTCCAGCCGGACCTGCTGCTCCTTGCTCGCTGGATCTCGGATTACTATATCTGTCCCTTGGGAGAAGCCATCAAAGCGATGCTGCCAAGCGGGATCAATGTTGAATCTCAGATTATCATTACGCTCCAGAAAAACCATGATGAAATTCAAGACTACCTGCGAGAAAATCATGTGCCGACCCAGGCTCAGATCCTTCATCAGCTCATGGAAACTGGATCGCTGAGCATCGAAGAGCTTCGAAAGAGGGTACGTCGTTCCGGATTAAATTATTCTATCAATCGTCTGGTCGAAAATGGGCTGGTAACCCGCTCCCTTGAGTTGACGAAGCCGTCTATCCGACCCAAGTTTGAATCCTGGATTCGGATCGGTATGGGCTATAGCGATCCGATCAGGGTACAGGAGGTCCAAAACAAGTTGACCCAAAAGAATCCTCGGGAATGGGAAGTATTCCGATCAGTTCTCGCTGTCGGGGAAATTGCTCGGCGAGATCTCGCGGCCCAATTAGGCGCGGATGGCAAAACCATCAATCGGCTGATTAAGCTGGGTTATTTGGAGAAGTTTCAAAAGGAAGTCGTTCGTTTGTACTATTCAACCTCGGCTGAGACGATTGCCCAGCCTATTCAACTGAACGAGTACCAACAAAGAGCGCTTCAGCCCATTATTGATGCGATTGATCGCGGCGAATATCGAACTTTTCTCATTCATGGGGTCACTGGCAGTGGTAAAACCCAAGTTTATATCGAGGCGCTAAAACATGCCATTGCAAGGGGCAAAACTGGGATCGTGCTGGTGCCCGAAATTTCGCTCACTCCTCAGACGGTGAGCCGTTTTACTGCAAATTTCCCGGATCAGGTGGCAGTGCTTCATAGCCGAATGTCCCCGGGAGAGCGGTTCGATTCATGGCGTCGGTTGAAGCGCGGCGAGCTGAAAATCGCCATCGGTCCGCGCTCTGCCATTTTCGCCCCGCTCGAAAATTTAGGGATGATCATCGTCGATGAAGAACATGAACCTACCTATAAGCAAATGGACAATCCGCCGCTGTACCATGCCCGAGATGTGGCCGTGTATCGCGGGCTATTGAATCAGACTGTGGTCATCTTGGGGTCGGCAACCCCTTCCCTGGAATCTTATTTCAATGCGATACGAGGAAAATATCAGCTTCTTGAGCTGCCGCAGCGCATCGACGATATTCCCTTGCCCCAGGTGACGATCATCGACATGCTGCAACAGCGCAAACTTTTTCCTGGAAAAAATATCTCAATTTTCTCCAAGCCATTACAAGAGAAGATCCTTGAAAAACTCAAACTGAATCAGCAGATCATTTTGTTGCAGAATCGGCGCGGTTTCTCGACCAGCATTAAATGCAAAGACTGTGGCTTTATCGAACGATGCCCGCATTGCAACATTACTTTGACCTACCACTTGAGTAATCGATCGGTGCGGTGCCATTATTGTAATTTTACTAAGCGCGCGCCAGATCGTTGTCCCCAGTGTGGCGGCATCGATATTCTGTTTCAAGGGATTGGCACGCAGCGTGTCGAGCAAGAGATCCGGCAGGCTTTTCCTGAAGCGCGAGTCATTCGAATGGATTTGGATACGACGACACGAAAGTTTTCGCACGACAAAATTTTGAGGGATTTTGGCTCAGGAAAATACAATATTCTGCTCGGTACGCAGATGGTCGCCAAAGGTCTTGATTTTCAGAATGTGACTTTGGTCGGCGTGATTTCAGCCGATACCAGCCTGCTATTTCCTGATTTTCGTGCCTCAGAACGAACTTTTCAACTATTGACCCAGGTGGCGGGCCGCGCTGGTCGTAAGAATATCGTTGGCGAAGTTTATATTCAAACCTATTGTCCTGATAACCTCAGCCTGAAATTCGCCCAACAGCATGATTTCAAGCGATTTTTTCTGTCCGAGTTGCCAGTCCGGAAAGAGCTAAACTATCCGCCATTTGGACGGCTGGTCCATATTTTATTTAGTGGGGAAAACGCGCTTGACGTTCAAAATGGCGCGGAGGAGTTCCATCAAACTTTGCACATCCCAGATGCCCTGGGAAAAATTTTGGGTCCAATCCCAGCGCCCCTGACGAAGCTCAAGAACAAATATCGCTGGCATATGATCATCAAAGTTAACAAAGCCCAGGATCCAAAGGGTGAGCAACTGAGAGGGATACTGCTTGAAGCGCTCAATCGATTCAGGGCTCAGTCGCATCCCAAAGGTATCAAACTCCAGATCAACGTCGATCCGATTTCGTTGTTATGA